The stretch of DNA TCCACTTTTTCAATCATATCAGGCGGCATGAGGATCGGTTTTCTCAACATGGTCTCTGGTTGTGCTGAGGCGCCCACCAGTGTCCTCCGGGTCATCGAGTATGGGTATATGGTCTGACCGACTGTGACGAACCTGTAGCACATGTGCACACCATGTGCAAGTTTCGGGGCGACCAACGTCAGCATGTGCCGGCATGGGAGTGGCCTCTGTCGTGCGCAGCCCCTCCCGGTTCATCTCTCCCCTCAATGAAGGTGCAGTCATACCGTCACGTGTTGGACCCGGCCCTCCTGGTCGACGAAGATGGCCGAGAGCGTCGTCCGTGCCCGGGCCAGCCCGGGAAGTCCTTCCCAGAGCCGCCGAAACTGCGGCATGTCCGGCAGGGCGATGCTGTACCGGGCGCGCGGGTCGTCCATCCGATGCAAGATCGTGCCAAGCACCGCCAGGAAGTAGTTGACCCGCATCTGAGGCCGAGAGCCAGATCCCTTGGCCTCGATGATCCACCGCTGCCCACCCCGATGCGCCTCGATATCGATGCCACGCTCGCGACCAGGCTGCACCTTCGTCTCCCAACCCTCGGGCCTGAGCCACCGGTCAACAGCCTTCTTCACCTGGTCTTCGGTGAGACCATCGGCCTTGATCTGCTTCTCTGCAATCTCCTGCAACGGCAAGGCAGGGAGTTGTCCAGAGGGGAAGTTGCCAATCCTGCCGTCCGCTCGTTTCGTCACCTGATTCTGGGGCACTCCCCCCCATCGGAAGAGCTGGTGAGCCAGATCGATGAGCTGCTGCTCCTCGTCGACGGTCCACCGCTGGCCAGCCTCGATCTTCCTGGCCAGCCGGGAAAGCCCATTCTGGATCGGGACCATCTGCTGGTGCACCTCCTTGTACCCGGTTTGCGGATCGGGCCAGAAATACCCGCGCAGTCTGCTGTCCCACCCGACGATTGGTCGTCCAACCGGCCGTTGCCGGTAGTGGGCCTGGAAGGGTTCCTCGTGAATCCAGGCAACCAGCTTCTGGACGATGTCGACACGACGGTCGCCGGTCTGGGCAGCGAAGAGCTGCGGGCAGGTATGCTCCGCTGGCACGTCTGCGCCCGCGGTCGCCGGCCCTTCGACTTCTGCCTGGACGATCGCCTCCCCGTTGTCATCCACCTCGACATCCGTTTCGAGCAGAGCCCGGACATCCCTCTCCAGGGCGACTCGTTCGGCCTCGCCCAGCTCGTCCCAGGCGCCGATGGCCTCGTAGGTGGGCCGGGCCCCCTGGACCTGCATGCCAGTCGCGGGATTCAGGACGCGATCAACCCGATCCAGCGCCCTCTGGTTCGCAGCCATGAACGGACTGGTAGCGTGCATGGTGTTTCGATAAGGCGGCGTGACCAGGAAACGGCAAAGGACATCCACGGAGAAACAGCGGTCGCCATCAAGCTGGGCCTGCAAGCCCGTAGCGCGGTTGCAGCGAGGCATGGCAGCTTCCCGCCAACTGCCTTTCGGGTTGTACCTCTCGAACCAGACCTTCCAGGCTGCGACAAACCGGACGGCCGGTATCTCCTGCCTGTTGACATGGGGGAAGAAGACGACCATGGCTCACCTCCTGGGCTGCGATTGGCGATCATTCGCCGTGCCTGGCAAGGAAGCGCCGGCGGCAGCTGTAGTTGGCCAGGGCGGGCATCTCCGGCCGCTCTGTCTGCGGCGGCAGGCTGAAGAGCCCGACGTGGATGACCTCGTTGCCGGCGACCAGGGCGGAGCCCACCAGGTCTTCGTGGCGAAGGCGGTGATCCTCGCCGTAGCCGGGAGAGGGCACGATCTCCTCGGACACGGCGGCCGCTGTTGTCAGGAAGGCGTGGATCCCCTCCACCCCGCCGCCGCCACCTGCCGCGGGAACGTCCAGAAGCTCCATGGCGTAGCTGCTGATGAGGCGGTGGAAACAGTGCCGGAAGGCAGCAGGGGACGAGAGGAAGTCCAGGCCAAGGACCCGCCTGCCGCAGACAACCGCCAGGCCCTGCTGCCCTTCAGCGCAGGCGAAGGCCTCGCGAAAGGTTCTGAGGCTCTCCTCTTCCCCGGCGTAGGGGTCCGCCATGGCCTCGGTGGGGCTTGCCATTCCCCGCCTGTCCATCATCTGCCGGATGCCGGCCCAGACCTCCCCCTGATCCGACGCAAAGGAACGGCCGGCGCGCAGGCTGGCGCTGACCGACGCCGCCTTTCTCGCCCGGAGCGAGCGCTCCATGATCACCGGAGAAGAACTGAACTCCTTGCTGGCGTACCGCCAACGCTCCCGCTCCACGCAACTGACCGGAATCTCCAGGTCTCGATGCGGCGGGACCAGGATGGTGGTGTTGAGGACCCGGTTCTGTTTGGCCGTACCACCGGGAGTTGGAAGTCCGGTTGGCTGTAGGAGTAGCCGCGCCGGCGGTGATCGAAGACCAGGGGCGCCAGCAGCCGGTCCCGGAAGTATTCGATGTGGCGTTGTGCAGTCTTGTGGGTGACCTCGAACTCGTCGGCCAGGTGGCGGGCGTTGGGATACTTCCCCTCCCGGACCCGCTGATCGAACCAGAGGAAGTGCTCCAGGAAGATCTGCTCACCCATACCGCGTTTCCTCCTCAACCGGGCGAACTGCCCTTGTCACCGGCACCGTGGGGCAACCAGGGGAGCATCAACGATGCAGGGCCACAGCCCTCCCGGTGGCGAGATCCCTCGCGACCTGCTTCTGGCCATAGGCAGAAGAATCGTCTATTTTGTATACCATGTATATCAAAAGAGAGCTTGAAAACGATCTCCTCACCTCCCTGGCCAGTGGCAAGGTGGTCCTCCTGCTCGGCGCCCGCCAGGTGGGGAAGACCACCCTGGTGGAGGAGAGCCTGCGCGGCCGGGACGCGAAGGTTCTCAATTTCGATGTCGAGATCGACAAGGCCCGTTTCCTGGCTGCGGCCTCCCTGGCGCCGGGCGAGGCGCTGCGCAGCCTGGGCAGCCCGGCGGTGCTGGTGCTCGACGAGGCGCAGCGCCTGCCCGAGGCGGCCCGCATCGTCAAGGGCTGGCACGACGTCCGGCTGCCGGTCCAGATCCTGCTCCTGGGCTCGTCCTCCTTCGACCTCCTGGATCAAACGGCGGAGAGCCTCACCGGCCGCAACCGCAAGCTGGTGCTGCCGCCCCTCATCTTCACCGAGGCGCTGCGCACCCAGGATTGGCATGAAGCGGGACTCGACCGGCCGGAGATCCGCCAGCAGTTCGCCGCGCCGCTCAAGGCCTTCTTGTTGCAGCGTCTCGCCTTCGGCAGCTACCCAGAGGTGGTGCTCACCGCCGAGCCGCGCCGCCTGCTGCGGGATCTTTGCTCCGACTATCTGTGGAAGGACATCCTGCAGACCGGGTTGGTGAAAAGCCCGGATCCCATCCGCCGCCTGTTGCAGCTCCTCGCCCATCAGGCCGGCAGCGAGGTGTCGGTGAACGATCTGGCCGGCCAGCTCAGCATGGCGCGGCCCACCGTGGAACGCTACCTCGATCTCCTGGAGCGGTCCTTCGTCATCTTCCGGCTGCCCGCCTTCAGCACCAACCCACGCAAGGAGATCTCGAAAAGCCACAAGATCTATTTCTGGGATACTCCCGCACCTGGAGCACCGCCTGCTGCGCCGATCGCCCCGGCCGGTAGGCATAGCTGCCTGCCGAGAAGCCGGGGGCGAAGATCGGTTCGAGCTGCTGGGCGATGGCCTGCTGGATGAGGCGGTCGCAGACGGTGGGGATCCCCAGGGGACGAACACCCCCGGTTTCTTTCGGGATCTCCACCCGCCGGACCGGCGAGGGTTGGTAGGTGCCAAGATGGAGCGACTCGTGAGCGCGAGCCACAGAGATCGGAAGCAGTCGGGAAACTGATCGACGGTGATGCCGTCAACCCCGGGGGCACCCTTGTTGGCCTGCACCCGTTTCCAGGCCGGCGCCACATTCCCATGGGCGAGGATCCGCTCCAAGAGGTGATCGTCCGGGGCGGGTTGATCGGCGACGCGCCCCATGCACACTCCCCCGGTCGGGTCGACATGGCATGAGAGCTCATCGAGACACCACCCCCTCTTCGTGTTTGGCCCTTGGGCGGAGTGCGACCGTCCCGGCTTTCATCACCGGGCTCGTTTCCAGCCACCGGGTCGCTGCCGGTGACGCCAATCCATCGGGCGGCGCGAGCGTTCCAATCGATAACATCCGATTCGAGGAAGTGACACCGGTTCCGGTGCCTTCCACCATGCTTCTCCTTCGGTACCGATCATGACCGATTTCCTGAACGACCTGATCGACCTCCTGGGCGCAGGCGGCGAGGAGGCCATCTTTCCGTGCATCGCCGATCTGGCGGCCGGGGGGGTGCAGCCATCCCGCTTCCCGCCGCCGGATTGCCCTCCCCTGCGCTACGAGGTCACTCAATACCTGGCCTCCTGGTGCAGGGAGACTGGCCTGCCCCAAGACGTCTGCCGGAGCTGGCTCACCGACTATGCCGTGGCCATCCTCCGGCCGATCTCCCGTTCGACTCCCGCTGCCATCCGCCACAGCACGAAGTCCATCGTCCAGTACGTATACCGCAGCGAGCTGCCGTTTGCTTGCGGCCGGGAAGGCAACCGGTTCCGGGCGCGCTGCGATGCCGCGTGTCCAGCCTTCAGCAGGCCGGCGCCTGAGGCCATGGCACCAGGGGTCATGACTCGCCCGCTGGCGTGCCAGCCGGCCGCTCCCTTGCAGCCGGTGAAACGGATCTACCGGGAACAGTTCGAGAACGCCCTGCAGCTCATCTGCCGGGAGCTGGCGAAGGGCACGCCCGCCGCCCGTATCCTGACCCTGTTGCATGAAGAGGGCTTGAAGACCCGAACGGGCCGGGAATGGCGCCTTGGCACCCTGCGCCTCGAGATTCTGAAGCTCGGCCCGGCAGCCCGCTGCGGCCTGGCCCCGGCCGGCCAGACAGACCTGCCGGATTCCAAGCCAGCTCTGCCCTGACCTTGCCTTCCGGATGCCGGCCTGGTAAGCTGCCCGCAGGGTGGGCTCTCTCCTTTGGTGGAGCAGAGCGGACAGCCACGCGGGGTTCGGACTCTTGGAGGGAGGTGCGCCATGCTGGTTCGGGACAAGCGGCAATATCCCCGGTACAAGACCGCCATCGACGTGATGTACTCCACCTCCCACGAGGAAGACTTCTTTGCCGGCCGGCTCCACCACTTCGGTCAGCTGGTGGATGTCAGCCGGTACGGGGCACGCATCCTGGCCGACACGGCGCACCAGCCCAACGAGGAGATCATCCTGAGCTGCCGCGGTGCCAAGACCGAGGAGGTGGCCTGCCGGGTGCGCTGGATCACCCGCACCCGGGACCACTACACCGTGGGGGTCCAGACCGCGGTGCCGCTCCTGCGACTCATGCCGGTGTCCGTGGGCTAGGCGCGCCTCCGCTCCTGGTCACCCCCGCCCCCTACTGCGGCCGCCGTTTGTCCCTGCCGGCCGGAGCAAGCAGGACCGTCAGCCCTCAAGCCAGTCCGGCTTGCAGCGCCTCCATCTCCGCCAGCATGCCCTCGATGATGGCGAGCCCTCCCTGCCAGAACGCCGGGTCGTCGAGGTCGATGCCGAAATCCCCTGCCAGCTCATAGGGCGAGCGGCTGCCGCCGGCGGCCAGGAGCCCCAGATAGCGGCGCACGAAGGCCGGGCCTTCCGCCTGATAGCGGGCGTAGAGGGCCAGGACCAGCAGCTCGCCGAAGGCGTAGGCGTAGACATAGCCTGGGGTGTGCAGGAAGTGCGGGATGTAGGACCACCAGATCCCGTAATCCTCCCGCAGGGTCACGCTGCCCCGGAACATCTCCTCCTGGGTGGCCAGCCAGTGGCTGGCAATGGCCTCGCTGGTCAGCTCGCCCTCGGCCCGCCGGGCCTCGTGCACCCGGGCCTCGAACCGGTGCATGGCCACCTGCCGGAAGACGGTGGCAAAGATCGACTCCAGCTTCTGGGCGATGAAGGCCAGCCGCTCCCGGGGTGCGGTCAGACGCGCCAGCTGGGCGCGGAAGACCAGAAGCTCGGCGAAGACCGAGGCGGTCTCGGCCAGCACCAGGG from Thermodesulfobacteriota bacterium encodes:
- a CDS encoding DUF6569 family protein, with the translated sequence MLVPPHRDLEIPVSCVERERWRYASKEFSSSPVIMERSLRARKAASVSASLRAGRSFASDQGEVWAGIRQMMDRRGMASPTEAMADPYAGEEESLRTFREAFACAEGQQGLAVVCGRRVLGLDFLSSPAAFRHCFHRLISSYAMELLDVPAAGGGGGVEGIHAFLTTAAAVSEEIVPSPGYGEDHRLRHEDLVGSALVAGNEVIHVGLFSLPPQTERPEMPALANYSCRRRFLARHGE
- a CDS encoding ATP-binding protein — encoded protein: MYIKRELENDLLTSLASGKVVLLLGARQVGKTTLVEESLRGRDAKVLNFDVEIDKARFLAAASLAPGEALRSLGSPAVLVLDEAQRLPEAARIVKGWHDVRLPVQILLLGSSSFDLLDQTAESLTGRNRKLVLPPLIFTEALRTQDWHEAGLDRPEIRQQFAAPLKAFLLQRLAFGSYPEVVLTAEPRRLLRDLCSDYLWKDILQTGLVKSPDPIRRLLQLLAHQAGSEVSVNDLAGQLSMARPTVERYLDLLERSFVIFRLPAFSTNPRKEISKSHKIYFWDTPAPGAPPAAPIAPAGRHSCLPRSRGRRSVRAAGRWPAG
- a CDS encoding PilZ domain-containing protein gives rise to the protein MLVRDKRQYPRYKTAIDVMYSTSHEEDFFAGRLHHFGQLVDVSRYGARILADTAHQPNEEIILSCRGAKTEEVACRVRWITRTRDHYTVGVQTAVPLLRLMPVSVG